A portion of the Stigmatella aurantiaca DW4/3-1 genome contains these proteins:
- a CDS encoding terpene synthase family protein yields the protein MSSTSANPLRSTFLDSLPNTEREHIFSLTGELSVLLSVWSKKYPTLMRTLRVPQVSLTLAVSAPFLTARELLPTACLFMWLFAVDDLCDEAPPGEQAASDAPLWARLEQAVSVFGAPDPASPGEDPLRQAMRDIREGLAQFPLFASLRVPLESSLRDFLRGTRHETAWSLLYRQAPQGPLPSLEDYLEKGACYTSGTLPIYLGVLTSINEAAILPRLPHFMGLGHEAAISIRLANDLRSYEREVAEGKLNSLVLFQRELMAQHGMDAPRALERARAEVKTHLLDAMERCIQSGSGEAAAGSRATQAIVNAAAFACEFYIHHDFHHPVARQLTPLAST from the coding sequence ATGTCCTCTACGTCTGCAAACCCCCTTCGCAGCACATTTCTCGACTCGCTGCCCAACACGGAGCGTGAACACATCTTCTCCCTCACCGGGGAGCTGTCTGTTTTGCTGTCGGTGTGGTCGAAGAAGTATCCCACGCTCATGCGGACGCTCCGGGTGCCTCAGGTCAGCCTGACCCTGGCCGTCTCGGCGCCGTTTCTGACTGCCCGCGAGCTGCTGCCCACCGCGTGCTTGTTCATGTGGCTCTTCGCCGTGGACGACCTCTGCGATGAAGCCCCGCCCGGGGAACAGGCCGCGTCCGATGCCCCCCTCTGGGCGCGGCTCGAGCAGGCCGTGTCCGTGTTCGGAGCGCCCGACCCTGCCTCCCCCGGAGAGGATCCGCTGCGCCAGGCCATGCGGGACATCCGGGAGGGGCTGGCCCAGTTCCCGCTCTTTGCCTCCCTCCGCGTGCCCCTGGAGAGCTCGCTCCGGGACTTCCTGCGTGGCACCCGGCATGAGACGGCGTGGAGCCTCCTCTATCGCCAGGCGCCCCAGGGGCCCTTGCCCTCGCTCGAGGACTATCTGGAGAAGGGCGCCTGCTATACCAGCGGCACGCTCCCCATCTATCTGGGCGTGCTGACGTCCATCAACGAGGCGGCCATCCTGCCGCGCCTGCCTCACTTCATGGGCCTGGGACACGAGGCGGCCATCAGCATCCGGCTGGCCAATGATCTCCGGAGCTACGAGCGAGAGGTCGCCGAGGGCAAGCTCAACTCCCTCGTCCTCTTCCAGCGCGAACTCATGGCGCAGCATGGGATGGACGCCCCCCGGGCCCTGGAGCGGGCCCGCGCGGAGGTGAAGACCCACCTCCTGGACGCCATGGAGCGGTGCATCCAGTCCGGCAGCGGGGAGGCCGCGGCGGGCTCCCGCGCCACCCAGGCCATCGTGAACGCGGCGGCCTTCGCGTGCGAGTTCTACATCCACCACGACTTCCACCACCCCGTCGCGCGGCAGCTCACTCCATTGGCGTCCACTTGA
- a CDS encoding WD40/YVTN/BNR-like repeat-containing protein, which yields MSPFPDIYVGATRGLFVARHVNGRYVPTLLGRLPVDASARTTDSALQIMFRGSRTQAVTADMPKGGFIADPRSPGRLYVGTEAAGVFRSEDGGATWVPDSSGLGSLRIWSLVQHPITGVLYAGTEPAALYRKHPGATEWTPCTPFTTLPRYREWTSPNPPRHEPRVRGIGLDPERPQAIAAAIEEGWLVLSLDGGVTWTNLTEGSDFDSHSVLFAPGQPQVLLSTSGDGFYRSDDGGAHFRPSHTGLEGRYLSPLVLHPARPRTLYAYCTRNYPPSWFQPGAGAEGAFFRSDDQGGHWRRIGNTPLIPGGCWTACGDPREPETFCAGLTDGSVWLTRDGGKQVEPILEGLGLVSVVSI from the coding sequence ATGAGCCCTTTCCCGGATATCTATGTTGGCGCGACACGCGGCCTTTTCGTTGCCCGGCACGTGAACGGCCGCTACGTCCCCACCCTCCTGGGCCGCCTCCCGGTGGACGCGTCGGCGAGGACCACCGACTCCGCCCTCCAGATCATGTTTCGCGGCAGCCGCACGCAAGCCGTCACCGCGGACATGCCCAAGGGAGGCTTCATCGCCGACCCCAGGAGCCCCGGCAGGCTCTACGTGGGGACCGAGGCCGCGGGCGTCTTCCGGAGCGAGGATGGCGGCGCCACGTGGGTGCCTGACAGCTCCGGGCTGGGCTCTTTGCGGATCTGGTCCCTGGTCCAGCACCCCATCACGGGGGTGCTCTATGCCGGCACCGAGCCCGCCGCCCTCTATCGCAAGCATCCAGGGGCCACCGAGTGGACGCCCTGCACCCCCTTCACCACCTTGCCCCGCTACCGGGAGTGGACCTCTCCCAACCCGCCCCGCCATGAACCCCGGGTGAGAGGCATTGGACTCGATCCGGAGCGGCCCCAGGCCATCGCCGCCGCCATCGAGGAGGGCTGGCTCGTGCTCAGCCTCGACGGGGGCGTGACCTGGACGAACCTGACCGAGGGCTCGGATTTCGATTCGCACTCCGTCCTCTTCGCCCCGGGCCAGCCACAGGTCCTGCTCTCCACGAGCGGCGACGGCTTCTACCGGAGCGACGATGGGGGGGCGCACTTCCGCCCCTCTCACACGGGGCTCGAGGGGCGCTACCTGTCCCCCCTCGTCCTGCATCCGGCACGTCCCCGGACGCTCTATGCCTATTGCACCCGGAACTACCCCCCGTCCTGGTTCCAACCGGGCGCCGGTGCCGAGGGGGCCTTCTTCCGCAGCGATGATCAGGGCGGACACTGGCGACGCATAGGCAACACACCGCTCATCCCTGGGGGCTGCTGGACGGCGTGTGGGGATCCGCGAGAACCTGAGACATTCTGCGCGGGGTTGACGGATGGCTCCGTCTGGCTGACCCGCGATGGTGGAAAACAGGTCGAGCCCATCCTCGAAGGACTCGGGCTCGTCAGCGTGGTGTCGATTTGA